A section of the Microbacterium sp. MM2322 genome encodes:
- a CDS encoding CDP-glycerol glycerophosphotransferase family protein, translating into MGSFSFSSGNGAQVVRLPLHVLGLVATRLIPRSRDLWVFGSAAGVGEGAWALWQVATRGGERTIWLTGSPKDADDARRAGIPSVPKQGLRGFWATARARVVVVTHGAGDVNRYATSGSFLVQLWHGIPLKRLGLDSPVTAQAPLPIPGLARLLAAAYRRTQRRIRMIPAASHLVRGRLESAFGLGHDRIVVTGEPRVDVLSAGGAASEARSVVESLVGTVQGANLVLYAPTWRDGAPDPAVPTAAEWADIDATLEATDAVLVIRSHPLGAGEYQPPSAAGRVRLMGSDLLADVTPVLRAFDALITDYSSLVFDTALIPLPVVFFAPDEEQYAAERGFYGRYRDVAGDDVAASWRDVTRQLRHVFGDDGERMRRVDRAAELSRRVHAFRDGRNAERVYGAVQRQLASPRSRRGNS; encoded by the coding sequence CGCGCTCGAGAGACCTCTGGGTCTTCGGCTCCGCTGCCGGCGTCGGTGAGGGGGCGTGGGCGCTCTGGCAGGTCGCGACCCGTGGTGGTGAGCGGACCATCTGGCTGACCGGTTCACCGAAGGATGCCGATGACGCTCGACGCGCCGGCATCCCGTCCGTGCCGAAGCAGGGACTCCGCGGGTTCTGGGCGACCGCGAGGGCCCGGGTGGTCGTCGTCACCCACGGTGCGGGCGACGTCAACCGCTACGCGACGTCGGGTTCGTTCCTCGTGCAGCTCTGGCACGGCATCCCACTCAAGCGGCTCGGACTGGACTCGCCCGTCACCGCGCAGGCGCCACTGCCGATCCCCGGCCTGGCCCGACTGCTGGCCGCCGCGTATCGCCGCACGCAGCGTCGCATCCGCATGATCCCTGCCGCTTCGCACCTCGTCCGGGGCCGACTCGAATCCGCTTTCGGCCTCGGTCACGACCGGATCGTGGTGACGGGCGAACCGCGCGTCGACGTCCTCTCGGCTGGCGGGGCGGCATCCGAGGCTCGATCGGTGGTCGAGTCCCTCGTCGGCACCGTCCAGGGGGCGAATCTCGTGCTGTACGCGCCGACGTGGCGCGACGGCGCCCCCGACCCGGCGGTCCCGACGGCGGCAGAGTGGGCAGACATCGACGCGACGCTCGAGGCGACGGATGCCGTACTGGTGATCCGGTCGCACCCGCTGGGAGCGGGGGAGTACCAGCCTCCATCCGCCGCTGGCCGGGTGCGCCTCATGGGGTCCGATCTGCTCGCCGATGTCACTCCGGTCCTCCGCGCGTTCGACGCCCTCATCACCGACTACTCCTCCCTCGTCTTCGACACCGCTCTCATCCCGCTGCCGGTCGTGTTCTTCGCGCCGGATGAGGAGCAGTACGCTGCGGAGCGCGGGTTCTACGGCCGGTACCGTGACGTCGCCGGCGACGATGTCGCCGCATCGTGGCGCGATGTGACCCGTCAACTTCGGCACGTCTTCGGAGACGACGGCGAACGGATGCGCCGTGTCGACCGCGCAGCGGAGCTGAGTCGTCGGGTGCACGCATTCCGCGACGGACGCAACGCAGAGCGCGTCTACGGGGCGGTCCAGCGCCAGCTCGCGTCGCCGCGCTCACGGAGGGGGAACTCATGA
- a CDS encoding CDP-glycerol glycerophosphotransferase family protein, whose protein sequence is MIHATLAAGDALVLEGTGTPPASVRIVGRRAHSVASLSTTDAGWRADLPLRVSRWAGPALAVPSGAYRVEVDGRALDPAEIAGLPRALGETVAVEITDGHVVVGPPLQDAEATPAGQAALEQDYASGAGEIENAVFFESFYGRNASCNPRAIDAEIARVAPGVTRYWSVVDRSVDVPAGAVAVVEGTAEWWRARGISRLLVVNDWLRRRFVRRPGQRILQTWHGTPLKRLALDRPGFDPRRAVAVVRESRRWDVLLAQNPYAARILAKAYAFGRRPVWVEGYPRNDVLVSGDRDLVRSGLGLSPDDRVLLYAPTWRDDREQMVDFLDLERLAADAGAVVLVRGHSRTLLSGGDTTGSRVIDVTAYPDVSALLLAADALITDYSSVMFDFTGTGKPVYFFVPDLAHYRGKLRGFYFDLAERAPGPLTSSQDELTAALVDPETPSRYATRYDSWAARFNARDDGRAAERVVARLLDQGMIARD, encoded by the coding sequence ATGATCCACGCCACCCTGGCAGCGGGCGACGCGCTGGTCCTCGAGGGCACCGGGACCCCGCCCGCGTCGGTTCGCATAGTCGGCCGTCGCGCGCATTCGGTCGCGTCGCTCTCGACGACGGATGCCGGGTGGCGCGCCGACCTTCCCCTGCGCGTCTCCCGCTGGGCCGGCCCCGCCCTCGCGGTGCCGAGTGGTGCGTACCGCGTCGAGGTGGACGGGCGTGCGCTCGACCCCGCCGAGATCGCGGGACTGCCACGCGCCCTCGGCGAGACGGTCGCCGTCGAGATCACCGACGGACACGTCGTCGTCGGGCCGCCGCTGCAGGACGCTGAGGCGACACCGGCAGGTCAGGCGGCGCTCGAGCAGGACTACGCGAGCGGCGCCGGCGAGATCGAGAACGCCGTCTTCTTCGAGAGCTTCTACGGGCGCAACGCCAGCTGCAATCCGCGTGCGATCGATGCGGAGATCGCTCGAGTGGCGCCGGGAGTGACGCGCTACTGGAGCGTCGTCGACCGGTCGGTGGACGTGCCGGCGGGCGCCGTGGCGGTAGTCGAGGGAACTGCGGAGTGGTGGCGCGCCCGGGGCATCTCGCGCCTCCTCGTCGTGAACGACTGGTTGCGTCGCCGGTTCGTCCGCCGCCCCGGCCAGCGCATCCTTCAGACGTGGCACGGCACGCCGCTCAAGAGGCTCGCCCTCGACCGTCCCGGCTTCGATCCCCGTCGGGCAGTGGCGGTAGTGCGGGAGAGTCGGCGGTGGGACGTCCTCCTCGCGCAGAACCCGTACGCTGCCCGTATTCTCGCGAAGGCCTACGCCTTCGGCAGGCGACCGGTCTGGGTCGAGGGGTACCCCCGGAACGACGTCCTCGTCTCCGGCGACCGGGATCTCGTCCGAAGCGGTCTCGGTCTGAGTCCCGACGACCGCGTGCTGTTGTACGCGCCCACCTGGCGCGACGACCGCGAGCAGATGGTCGACTTCCTCGACCTCGAGCGGTTGGCTGCGGATGCCGGTGCCGTCGTGCTCGTGCGGGGACACTCCCGGACGCTCCTGTCGGGTGGGGACACGACCGGTTCGCGCGTCATCGATGTGACGGCGTACCCCGACGTCTCCGCCCTCCTGCTGGCAGCGGACGCCCTCATCACCGACTATTCGTCGGTTATGTTCGACTTCACCGGGACGGGGAAGCCGGTGTACTTCTTCGTTCCCGACCTCGCGCACTACCGCGGCAAGCTGCGCGGCTTCTACTTCGATCTGGCCGAACGTGCGCCGGGGCCGCTCACCTCATCGCAGGATGAGCTCACCGCGGCCCTCGTCGACCCCGAGACCCCCTCGCGCTACGCGACGCGATACGACTCGTGGGCTGCGCGTTTCAACGCGCGCGATGATGGTCGCGCCGCTGAGCGGGTCGTCGCGCGGCTTCTCGATCAGGGGATGATCGCGCGCGACTGA
- a CDS encoding glycosyltransferase family 2 protein yields the protein MTIDAPVPAPGAGVTFVMPVLNERDYLERAVQTVLQQEVHGPAELVLALGPSTDGTTELARRLADVDSRIRLVDNPRADIPVALNLAIRAARHPTIVRVDAHSELAPGYTRQALATLDRVRAANVGGVMRADGRTPFQRAVAIAYNSPVGLGGGAYHGGAPEGPAESAYLGVMRRTVLDEVGMFDETIRRGEDWELNLRIRQAGYRVWFDPQLAVTYWPRESWTRLARQFFATGTWRGELVRRFGRQNSLRFFAPPSLVLAVATSVVLGSLQLLGVVGGTASVILSVIHLPVALYVACVIGFGVIAGGSLRERSWLAAVLPTMHLAWGAGFLRGLVRGAKDTVDTSRLDRNTPLP from the coding sequence GTGACCATCGACGCGCCGGTTCCGGCGCCTGGCGCTGGAGTGACGTTCGTGATGCCGGTGCTGAACGAGCGGGACTATCTCGAACGTGCCGTGCAGACGGTACTCCAGCAGGAGGTGCACGGCCCCGCGGAGCTGGTCCTTGCTCTCGGACCCTCGACGGATGGAACGACCGAACTCGCACGCCGGCTCGCTGACGTGGACTCCCGGATCCGCCTCGTCGACAATCCCCGGGCGGACATCCCCGTCGCCCTGAACCTCGCGATCCGCGCCGCTCGACATCCGACGATCGTGCGCGTCGACGCGCACTCCGAACTCGCCCCCGGTTACACCCGCCAGGCACTCGCGACCCTCGATCGCGTTCGCGCCGCGAATGTGGGTGGTGTCATGCGCGCCGACGGCCGAACCCCGTTCCAACGCGCTGTCGCGATCGCCTACAACTCTCCTGTGGGACTGGGCGGCGGCGCCTACCACGGCGGCGCGCCAGAGGGACCCGCGGAGTCGGCGTACCTCGGCGTGATGCGCCGGACGGTGCTCGACGAGGTCGGCATGTTCGACGAGACCATCCGCCGCGGCGAGGACTGGGAACTCAATCTCCGCATCCGCCAGGCGGGATACCGGGTCTGGTTCGATCCGCAGCTCGCCGTGACCTACTGGCCTCGGGAGAGCTGGACGCGCCTCGCGCGTCAGTTCTTCGCCACCGGCACGTGGCGGGGCGAACTGGTTCGCCGGTTCGGTCGGCAGAACTCCCTCCGCTTCTTCGCGCCGCCGTCCCTCGTCCTCGCCGTCGCGACGAGTGTCGTCCTCGGATCGCTGCAGCTCCTCGGGGTCGTCGGAGGAACCGCATCCGTGATCCTTTCGGTCATCCATCTGCCCGTCGCGCTGTACGTCGCGTGCGTCATCGGATTCGGCGTGATCGCCGGCGGATCGCTGCGCGAGCGCAGTTGGCTCGCGGCCGTCCTCCCCACCATGCACCTCGCGTGGGGCGCGGGCTTCCTCCGGGGCCTGGTCCGCGGCGCGAAAGACACCGTCGACACCTCACGCCTGGACCGCAATACCCCACTGCCCTGA